The genomic window AAGTTATTCGGGTCTTTTTTCATAATTTTGCGGGAGGAAGCGAACAAAGGGGTGGCGGGGAAAGTATTTCCCCGCATTGCTGGGGGTGACCGAAGCCGCCAACCACTGTTAGAGTAGAGGCGGCCGAGGGCAAGAGGGGCGGAAGCCCCTATTGAGGAGCGCGCGAGCGAAGCGAGCGGCGCGACCGATTCCTACCCTACGGAGCTATTCGGAACGTGGGGCCATTTCGGCCAAAATTCGGTATCTAGCCGGCTCATTACGCGATGGCTAGCCAAATATTGATTAAATCGCAAAAAATGTTAAAAAATGAACTTGACACCAATTAATGTATATACTATAATCTAAATATAACAATAATTTGTTAAAAATATAATATGATAACAAAATTAAGGGTCAGCAACTATTATTCCATTGGAGAAGAAATAAAGCTAGACTTCTTAAAAGGTGGTGCAAAAAAGGAGGTGGGATATTTTCAGTATAAAAAAAGTGAAAAAATATCACTAATAAACGGGTTTTTTGGTGCGAATGCGAGTGGCAAGAGTAGTATCCTGGGATCTATGGTCAGCCTAATTAAAATGATGTACACCATCTCTTCACCACAAAATATATCACTACAGAGCGTTGCCTCTGGTGAGGTTTTGTTGTGCCACCCTAATCTACACAAAAATTTTAAAGATAAACCTACAAAATTAGGAATTGATTTTTTGTTTGGTAATAATTACTACACTTACGATTTGGAAATTCAAGGTGGAAACAATATAACTGAAGAAAATTTGTACGTTACCACTCTTGATTTAGCCGCTGCACATCCAAAAAAAATATTCACGAGATCCGGGTCTATTATTAGCTTCGGGCCGGAATACAAAGACTACGAAGCTTACTCAACTAATATAAATATTCAAAAATATCAAACTTTTATTTCCCATTTAATAAACATTGGGGCAAAGGCTATGGTTGATTTTGTGAATTATAAGAATTCTTTTTTTCTAAAGGTGGATAGGATGGATTTACAGCTCCCTTCTTACGGTAAGATCATAATACGAGCTTTCCAACTCAATTCTCTTGCAGAGGACAAGAAAAAGGAATTCTTAAAAATTACACAAGACATAATGAGTTGTTTTGATGATTCCATCAATGGTTTAGAAGTTGATACTAAAAATAATACTGTTTCTATCAAAGTGGGACACAAAAATTTCTTGAATAGCATTGACATTACGGATGAATCGGCCGGCACCAGAGAACTGTTTTGTTATATATATGACATATTAGATGCCTTTAAAAAAGGCGGGGTTATTATTTATGACGAAACGAGCAAATACTACCACCCAGATATAGAGCTTGAGTTATTCTCTATTTTCAAAAATGAAGAATTTAACACAAAAAATGCACAACTATTCTTCGCTTCACATAATCACGGGACTTTTGACTTACTTGAACTAGACCAGGCCTACATTGTGGAAAAAACAGATTCCAGCTCTACCATCAACAGGTTATCAGAAGTTGAAGATCTTAAAAAGCGGGACAACCTAAAAAAGAAATATCGCCTCGGCATGCTTGGTGGAGTTCCAGACACTACTGCCTTTGACTTTAGGTTGAAACAACTACTATGAAATTACCGCCTGTAATAATTCCTTTCTGCGAGGGTGAAGCGGAAGTGCTTCTTTTTGAATTTCTAAAACTTAATTATTCAAATAAAACAATACGGTTTCAAAAACCGAAAAATCTTAAGGGTTTTGAAAATTTAGCTGGATTTAAAAAAAAATATTATAAGGCCATAAAGGCCCAAGGCCTCAAACCTAAAAAAGATTTTATCAAGGTTCGATTTTTGTTTATATTTGACAATGATTTAGAAGACTCGAAAGAAATAAAAGAGTTTTTGGAACTAAAAGGACATTTGGTACAGCAATGTGAGCCAAACGTAGAGGGGTTGATACTAGGTATTATAGATCAAAGTCAGGGAGATAATTTAAAAACAGAGGATTACAGAAAAAAATGTAAAAATAACTTTAAAAAACAATTTGGTTGTGAATCTCATCGTTTAAAAGAGAGAGAATTAAAAAAAATATTTGAGGACGAAAAACATTTTAAGAATAATCTGCCCATCTTATACAATTTATTTAAAAAATGACCCACCGAAAAATGTTTATCAAAAAGGTGTGCCCCCCACATCTACCACCCCGAGCATTATGGATACTCTGTTTCCACCAAACCTTATTTCTGGGAGTGTAAAAACCCAAAAACAACTTGATGCTGCTTTAGCAAAACATTCAGATCTTTCAATATCCTTTGTCACTATAGCTGTTAATAGACCTGAGACACGAAAGTGGTATGAACACTACTGGCAAAAAATACATAGGTACCTCGATAAAGATTTTGCTCAAAAGTTCCGACTTGAAAGCGAACATGAATCTCGTGGATGGGAATTTCACATTGCCTCGGTCTTACTTGATCATGGAGTGAATCTGAAAGAAAAAACTTGGAATACAGGACCAGATTTTTGTATTCAAACTCCTGAAGGCAGGAACATATGGATTGAAGCAATTTGTTGTACCTCGGGCGAAGTTGACCCTGTTCCACCAAAACCAGATCTGACAGAGGGTAAAGTTTACATAGGTGGAGGCGGCATAGAGGATTTAAATCGCCCACGCGTATTGCGAATTCTTAATGCTGTTGGTACTAAATATGAAAAGTTCAAACGGTACGTTGCAGATGGAAAAAGCGGCGTATCAGAAAATGACTGCTTAATTATTGCGATAAGTGGCGCGAATATTGAATTCGCGTCCGATTCAGAGGTACTTTTGAAGCGCGCTGTATTTGGGGTTGGTCTTGATACATATTACAAAGATCCGAAAACGAATAAATTGGTTGGGCCTTTTTATAAACCATCACCAAATATCATTAAGAAGGCAAAGATTGGGGATAAAATCATGCCGGCAAATTTTATGGAGATGGAAGGATTTTCAAACATCAATGCCGTGCTCTATTGTGGACATCACGCATATAATTGCGAACGGAATGGTCATAAAGTTGGTGATGATTTTCTCTTTGCTTATCACGTTAATCCAACCAACTCACTCCCTGTCAATTTATTTAATTTTGGTCTAGAAATTAGAAAAAACCCTACAGATGCCAGCATTACAACTTTTAATTTAAATACCAATTAAAATTTAATAAATTTCTAAATTTTTCCCCGACCCATCCCCATCAAAGAAGACCACCAGACAATGCCCAAAAATCCCTCAATGGTCTCACTTTACATAGCTTCTGAACCCGTGTCGGGAGCTATAAAAAATCACCCTCAAATTAAGGGTGATTTTAATTTTGATTGACACAAAAATATCATTATTGTATTCTCCCTAAAAGGAGGCGCTAATCATGCCGATCTTTGGCAGTGACGAAGACAGATACACAACTTGGAAATGCCCTTCGTGCCACAACTACTTCGGCAGAAGCGGCAAGTGTTCCGTCTGCGGCGACACGCTAGTGCAGAGTGCCATCTCCGACGCGGCGGTCAACCGCATCATCTACGCTAGGGACATCGAACGGCCCCGGCAACAAGACCAGAAAAAGCGCGAAGGAGGATAAGGCGCCATGGCAAAAAAAGTCATAAATGGCCAGGTCATAGACGACCTTGGGATAGATCTCGACAGCTTACCCCTCCCAGCGCAACTGCTGGAGGAGCGGCGGCGCAAGGGTCATCCCATCGAGATCCCAAGCTTGGGCGTCATCATCATGCCCGATGGAACCGTGGTGGACAAGGGCCTGCCCCCGGACGACTACGCTAGGGCCAGCCCGTCCGAAAAGACCGCCACGCTCAAGCGGTACGAGCCAGAGCAGGGTTTCTTCGCCCGCCTGTGGCGGCGGATCTTTCACAAATGAGTTCGTTCATTCCCCAAGGAGGGTGCTCCGCGAACAGCAACAACAGTTCGCACCCCTCAAAAGCAACTCACCAGATGGGTTGTTTTTGTTTAGGTTGGGGTGTCTTTATTTTCCTATATAGCGTATGCTACAGATATTAAGACCTAACACTGAATTTATGATAAAACCACTGCTTATTCTGCCTCTGTTAATTTTAGCCGGAGCCGGATGCGCATACGCGCCAGCCACAAATAATCAAACTAACTTAAACTACAGCAACCAAAACCTGACTTCGGCTCCGGCTGGAATTTTTGATAGAACCGACGCTACCAGTCTTGATCTCTCACACAATAATCTGACTGGAGCCATCCCAGCGGAAATAAGATTTTTACAAAATCTTAAAGTTCTGAACTTGAGTAATAATAAAATGACTGGCCTGCCCGCCGAAATCGGCCAATTAAAAAATCTGGAAATTCTTGACGTGTCCAACAACCAACTGACCGGCCTGCCATATGAATTGGGAAATCTAAAAAACTTAAAAACCCTGAATTTGTCTGGCAACGCGTACTCCGAACAAGACCTCCAAATCATCCGCGAGAAAATCCCAAATGCGAATATTATTACTAAATAAGTGCTTTCAACTGGATCCTTCTTGAACTTAAATAAGAGCTTCATCGAACATTGACGGCTCATCTTTTTTCATATTTAATATACATACCCAAATGAAGGAGGACAGGCATGCGCATTATCTTGTTGAGTTTCGTGCTCGGGATCTGTGTATCAAGTGTGCCCCACCATGGGATCGCCCAAAGAGATTCGTCAAGACCATCCCTGGCCACACTGGACAAGCAGATCTTCACCCAGAACACGGTGATTGAGGCCGATCGGATCGAGATCCAGAGTGGAGCCAGGATCCGCGTCCGCAACGGAGCGGCCTTGAAGCTCAAGGCAGACACCATCGTGATCTTTGGCCCCGCCTTCATCGACGGCCGCGGCGAACCCGGCCACCAAGGCGCTCCCGGGCAATCGAAGAACGACACCTGGCGGAGCAGCGGTGGCGGCGGGTGGTATAGCTGCGATATCGCCCATCGCGACTGGGTGGCTTCCGGAAGTGAGGTTGACCGCGGCGGGGATGGTGGACCGGGCGGTCCCGGAGGACCTGGGGCGATCATCATCCTGGAGTACAGGGACCTACAGGGTCCCGCCAACCTGCAAACCGAATTCCGAGGCGGACCGGGCGGTCCCGGAGGACCTGGTGGAACCGGCAGAATCCTCTGCTGCGGTTGCCACAACAACGAGTGCAAGCGGGGTCCTTCGGGTAGGTCAGGGCCAAACGGCCAGCCAGGTCCCAATGGACGGGAAGTTCGTCGAAGTCTGACGAGAACCCAATCCATTGATTCCACCAGCATCACGCCGCCGCCGGAGCGCATGGAGTCGTGCTACCCCAACCCCTGTCCGTCCGGAATCTGCTGCGAGAACCAAGGCAGAATCTGGTGCTGTTCCGAAGGACAGTACTGCACCTATTCGCCTGATGGATGCAAGTACCGCAAGTAGGCCGTCGCTCTTTTCTCCTCCGCCAGTCTGGCCCTTCCAGCTGGCTTCTTTTTTTATCAAAAATAATTGTATTCCAAATAAAGTCATGTTAAACTGACTGAAAGAGGAGGATGGGACAATGAAAAAATACAAGCACTTCTCGGGTGCAGTGCTGATGAGAGACGAACTCAAAAAGAAGTTCGGCACGCCGAAGTGGCTCGCCGGCATCGTTGTGATGCACACCGTCCGGTATGGCTACCTCGTGGAAGTACGCGTCTTCGGCAAGGCCAAGTTCCCCAAGCTACCCAGGTTGCCTCTCTACCTCCGGGATGCCACCAGGGTCCGCTTCCGGCGGGTGAAGAAAACACCGGAAGCGCGACTGAAGAGGGCAATCGCCCGGTTTGAAGATCCGGCTTCGCACGTCGCCGACAATGTTGCTCTCTCAGCAACCCTACACGAAGCCGCCGAAGCCCACTCCAAAATCCTGGGACCACATGGCCGCCTTCGACATTGCTAAACTCATTCCCCAAGGAGGGTGCTCCGCGAACGGCAACAAAAGTTCGCACCCCTCAAAAGCAACTCACCCGATGGGTTGTTTTTGTTTACAAATGTTGAATTTTGAGGTAAAATTGAATATGAAAAAATAAACGCCTGCAGAAATTATGAAAAAATTTTTATATTGGCTGCCTCGCATTCTATCAATCTTACTTATTATTTTTATAAGCTTATTTGCTTTAGATGTTTTTGAAGAACCGCAGTGGTTTTTACCCTTGCTTATCCACTTAATTCCCAGCTTCATCTTAATCATTTTAACCATCATTGCCTGGAAACATGAAAAATTCGGGGGCTTTGCTTTCATCGTTGCCGGACTTCTCATGCTGGTTTTTACCAATTTTAAATCGCTTATCATCTCTATTCCAATCGTTATTATCGGCGCACTTTTCTTAAGCAGAAAATATCTATTCAAAACTTAACCTACCTTTATGCAAACCAGACAAAAAAACCAGACGATATATAATTTAACCTTGAACGACCTGATCATGGATAATTTTGACAAAAAATATGTCCTGCGGGTCAAAGATATGCCCAGCGAAGACCGGCCGCGGGAAAAAATGGTTGAACTCGGCGCGGCGGCTTTAACGTCACAGGAGCTGTTGGCTGTGATGCTCACCACCGGCACCAAAAAAGAAGAAGTCATGGCCATGGCCAACCGCATTTTAAAGGACTACGGCGAAAAAGCGATTGCCGCCCAGAAAGATCCCAAGACCGTTGCCAAAGAATTTGATTTACCTTTAATAAAGGCCTGCCAAATTGTGGCTTGTTTTGAACTGGGCCGCAGATTTTTCAAAGAGGCAAAAATCGGATTGGCCACCATCCGCACGGCCAAACAGGCGTTTGAATATCTAAAAGACATGCGCGAACTGCCCAAAGAACACTTGCGCGGCATTTATTTAAACAGTCACTTCAGAGTTATTCACGACGAAACCA from Patescibacteria group bacterium includes these protein-coding regions:
- a CDS encoding AAA family ATPase; translation: MITKLRVSNYYSIGEEIKLDFLKGGAKKEVGYFQYKKSEKISLINGFFGANASGKSSILGSMVSLIKMMYTISSPQNISLQSVASGEVLLCHPNLHKNFKDKPTKLGIDFLFGNNYYTYDLEIQGGNNITEENLYVTTLDLAAAHPKKIFTRSGSIISFGPEYKDYEAYSTNINIQKYQTFISHLINIGAKAMVDFVNYKNSFFLKVDRMDLQLPSYGKIIIRAFQLNSLAEDKKKEFLKITQDIMSCFDDSINGLEVDTKNNTVSIKVGHKNFLNSIDITDESAGTRELFCYIYDILDAFKKGGVIIYDETSKYYHPDIELELFSIFKNEEFNTKNAQLFFASHNHGTFDLLELDQAYIVEKTDSSSTINRLSEVEDLKKRDNLKKKYRLGMLGGVPDTTAFDFRLKQLL
- the radC gene encoding DNA repair protein RadC, whose amino-acid sequence is MQTRQKNQTIYNLTLNDLIMDNFDKKYVLRVKDMPSEDRPREKMVELGAAALTSQELLAVMLTTGTKKEEVMAMANRILKDYGEKAIAAQKDPKTVAKEFDLPLIKACQIVACFELGRRFFKEAKIGLATIRTAKQAFEYLKDMRELPKEHLRGIYLNSHFRVIHDETISVGSMTANIVHPREVFKPAIEHGAVALIIAHNHPSGSTKPTQSDIDITEQLVKAGKILGIDLLDHIIIAKNKFASVPASYES
- a CDS encoding leucine-rich repeat domain-containing protein — its product is MIKPLLILPLLILAGAGCAYAPATNNQTNLNYSNQNLTSAPAGIFDRTDATSLDLSHNNLTGAIPAEIRFLQNLKVLNLSNNKMTGLPAEIGQLKNLEILDVSNNQLTGLPYELGNLKNLKTLNLSGNAYSEQDLQIIREKIPNANIITK